From one Thalassospira sp. ER-Se-21-Dark genomic stretch:
- a CDS encoding ATP-binding protein, translating into MSTKQILALLNSHIDGDEEQLLSIALQIAAQEARLGRSDDAEKLKRVVQKARDQRRVGKPAGEQSPIPLARPRGELQGLVESAYPKVTLSSMVLSEDIATRLQRIVRQQQERAMLREHGQTPATHMLLVGPPGTGKTMTASALAGELRLPLFTVRLESLFSRFFGETAGKMRLLFDQIAQTRGVYLLDEFDAIGARRGDPNDVGEIRRVLNSVLAFMEEPNSTDSLVLAATNHVEILDEALARRFDEVIEYTLPDVVSARAIVERRLGKFKVAGKAWPTLASALDGLSQGELVRAADAVVKDAILEGASKVSPEALKGALDNRQTLRGKFRRQSGR; encoded by the coding sequence ATGTCTACCAAGCAAATTCTCGCACTCCTGAACTCGCATATCGACGGAGATGAAGAGCAACTGCTGTCGATTGCCTTGCAGATCGCTGCACAGGAAGCTCGCCTTGGCCGATCCGATGATGCGGAGAAACTCAAGCGGGTTGTTCAGAAGGCGCGGGACCAACGTCGCGTAGGAAAGCCAGCCGGTGAACAATCGCCGATCCCATTGGCTCGGCCAAGAGGCGAACTACAGGGGCTTGTCGAGAGCGCTTATCCCAAAGTCACGTTATCGAGCATGGTGCTATCTGAAGATATCGCTACGCGGCTTCAACGGATTGTTCGCCAGCAGCAGGAAAGAGCAATGCTGCGTGAACACGGCCAGACTCCGGCAACTCATATGTTGCTCGTGGGACCGCCAGGCACTGGCAAGACGATGACGGCTTCGGCTCTCGCTGGTGAGTTACGCTTACCACTCTTCACGGTACGCCTCGAATCCCTGTTCAGTCGCTTCTTCGGTGAGACGGCTGGGAAAATGCGGCTTCTATTCGACCAGATCGCCCAGACGCGAGGGGTTTATTTGCTTGACGAGTTCGATGCAATCGGTGCGCGCCGAGGTGATCCTAACGATGTAGGCGAAATTCGTCGTGTGCTGAATTCGGTCCTAGCCTTTATGGAAGAGCCGAATTCAACCGACAGCCTAGTTCTGGCGGCAACAAATCATGTGGAGATTTTGGACGAAGCGCTGGCGCGTCGTTTCGATGAGGTGATCGAATACACACTACCAGATGTTGTCTCCGCAAGAGCTATCGTAGAGCGCAGGCTCGGTAAGTTCAAGGTTGCTGGGAAAGCATGGCCCACGCTTGCTTCAGCACTCGATGGTTTGAGCCAGGGCGAATTGGTTCGAGCAGCGGATGCGGTCGTCAAGGATGCAATTTTGGAGGGGGCGTCTAAGGTTTCGCCCGAGGCACTCAAGGGCGCGTTGGATAATCGGCAGACATTAAGAGGTAAGTTTCGTCGTCAATCCGGTCGCTAA
- a CDS encoding ribbon-helix-helix protein, CopG family has translation MATERHVIKTYLNDEEKARIDQLAHQLRLSRSELLKRLLMNTKLPSASDFAAWQGIRDLLKVNADQARLGNLFKLALDEPLSADLLKKFDSLNRDIEATQTELKAAIGDIRMQLQPGKNPQGKS, from the coding sequence ATGGCCACCGAACGTCACGTCATCAAAACCTATCTCAACGACGAAGAGAAAGCGCGCATTGATCAGCTTGCCCACCAGCTGCGGCTGTCACGCTCGGAACTGCTCAAACGCTTGCTGATGAATACCAAACTGCCCAGTGCCAGCGACTTTGCTGCATGGCAGGGCATTCGGGATCTGCTCAAGGTCAATGCCGATCAGGCCCGCCTGGGCAATCTGTTCAAGCTCGCGCTTGATGAGCCGCTTTCGGCAGATCTGCTCAAGAAGTTCGACAGCCTGAACCGCGATATCGAGGCGACACAGACCGAGCTCAAAGCCGCCATTGGCGATATCCGGATGCAGCTTCAGCCCGGCAAGAACCCGCAGGGAAAATCATGA
- the lspA gene encoding signal peptidase II, whose product MLIIGKKLSPYALLSISGLLATSDQAVKWLVQQSMAYGESVSVTPFFNWVHLWNTGAAFSLFANGGGWQRYFFIGIAVAVSIFLIKLILENRHKGEAIAYSLILGGAMGNLIDRVFRGYVVDSFDFYWRDWHWPAFNLADIAIVLGALLFVSGSFLGKKTNTNAESDGSD is encoded by the coding sequence ATGCTCATTATTGGCAAAAAGCTCTCGCCGTACGCCCTGTTGTCCATATCGGGCCTGCTGGCAACGTCTGATCAGGCTGTAAAGTGGCTGGTGCAGCAATCAATGGCCTATGGCGAGTCTGTTTCGGTGACCCCGTTCTTTAACTGGGTGCACCTATGGAACACCGGTGCCGCATTCAGTCTTTTTGCGAATGGTGGAGGCTGGCAGCGCTACTTTTTTATCGGGATCGCGGTGGCGGTCTCGATTTTTCTGATCAAGCTGATCCTTGAAAATCGTCATAAAGGAGAAGCCATCGCTTACAGTCTTATCCTCGGTGGCGCCATGGGCAACCTGATTGACCGGGTCTTTCGTGGCTATGTTGTGGATTCCTTTGATTTCTATTGGCGAGACTGGCATTGGCCGGCCTTCAACCTGGCTGATATTGCAATTGTCCTCGGTGCCTTACTTTTCGTTTCCGGCAGCTTTTTGGGTAAAAAAACAAACACCAATGCCGAGTCGGATGGATCTGACTGA
- a CDS encoding recombinase family protein encodes MHVAIYARHSTDKQETSTQDQIRRCREYCSVKGYQVADVFFDEGISGSHIANRPGIGSLLVAALNGRFEGVVAEDLSRISRDQADTANFFKKMMFLGLPVETVTDGVINELHIGLKSTMNALYLKDLSDKTHRGVIAAVLRGGVPGGQLYGYDLVHALDEFGEPIRGKRKINDEQAAIIREIFEYYAEGRKLKHICDDLNRRGIDSPKGGKWAPSSLVGSFVRQTGMLRQTLYNGVVTFNKMQYRKHPENGKRLSIMRPEKEWITVPIPELTIIDDETFAKVQKALDERSSKHLQRKMIPTVMTEEEKRETSIRRSKEWRRKQAVTKKRANALFGGKLYCGEHNEKITATYAKHYSCPVKGCANRNLHYDEIIKLVLDAVAELDEAKIIEHFKSDEIQQVRAHHAREIERLSQHLEDLRASISKVIDALGPDARSAEIRAFFDDKAEQIQRTKLDIATHKRELSDSALPRKLAGIIQRHQKLISCLLNWSRDPKAVGPLRQTINRIILKTFQSRHEVPVQRACFADFDFDALITIHQSQN; translated from the coding sequence GTGCATGTAGCAATCTACGCCCGCCACTCAACGGACAAACAGGAAACCAGTACTCAGGATCAGATCCGCCGCTGCCGAGAATATTGCAGCGTCAAAGGCTATCAGGTTGCCGACGTGTTTTTTGATGAGGGCATTTCAGGTTCTCACATTGCCAACCGCCCTGGCATAGGTTCCCTTCTGGTCGCAGCACTAAACGGACGGTTTGAGGGTGTCGTTGCGGAGGACCTGAGTCGCATCAGTCGAGATCAGGCCGACACTGCCAATTTCTTCAAAAAGATGATGTTCTTGGGCCTTCCTGTTGAGACCGTCACAGATGGAGTAATCAACGAGCTGCATATTGGTCTGAAAAGCACCATGAATGCGCTCTATCTCAAGGATCTGTCTGACAAGACCCATCGTGGCGTGATCGCAGCTGTTCTGCGTGGTGGTGTGCCGGGAGGTCAACTCTACGGCTACGACCTTGTGCATGCCCTTGATGAATTTGGCGAACCCATCCGAGGCAAGCGTAAGATCAACGACGAGCAAGCTGCAATCATTCGAGAGATATTTGAATATTACGCCGAGGGCAGAAAGCTGAAACATATCTGCGACGATTTGAACCGGCGCGGCATTGATTCCCCCAAGGGTGGTAAATGGGCACCTTCGAGCCTTGTAGGCTCGTTTGTCCGACAAACCGGAATGCTTCGTCAGACGCTCTATAACGGCGTCGTCACCTTCAACAAAATGCAGTACCGCAAGCATCCGGAGAACGGCAAACGCCTATCAATCATGCGTCCGGAAAAGGAATGGATCACAGTCCCAATCCCCGAATTGACCATCATTGACGATGAGACTTTCGCAAAGGTCCAGAAGGCTCTTGATGAACGATCCAGCAAACACCTTCAGCGCAAAATGATACCCACTGTGATGACAGAAGAGGAGAAACGCGAGACATCCATTCGCCGCTCGAAGGAATGGCGTCGCAAACAGGCTGTAACGAAGAAGCGTGCCAATGCTCTGTTTGGCGGCAAACTCTATTGCGGGGAGCACAATGAGAAAATCACAGCAACCTATGCAAAGCATTATTCTTGCCCTGTTAAAGGCTGCGCGAACAGGAACCTTCACTATGACGAGATCATCAAGCTAGTATTGGATGCCGTCGCTGAACTCGACGAGGCAAAGATCATTGAGCATTTCAAGAGCGATGAAATCCAACAAGTTCGCGCTCATCACGCACGCGAGATTGAACGCCTGTCTCAGCATCTCGAAGATCTTCGCGCCAGCATCAGCAAGGTTATTGATGCCTTGGGCCCGGACGCACGTTCAGCTGAAATACGCGCGTTTTTTGACGATAAAGCAGAACAGATACAACGTACGAAACTTGATATCGCAACTCATAAACGTGAGCTTTCAGACAGCGCCCTACCACGCAAACTCGCCGGTATTATCCAGAGACACCAAAAGTTGATTTCATGCCTATTGAACTGGTCACGAGATCCAAAAGCAGTCGGCCCCCTAAGGCAAACTATTAATCGGATTATCCTAAAAACGTTCCAGTCGAGGCATGAGGTTCCCGTTCAACGAGCCTGCTTTGCCGATTTTGATTTCGACGCTCTTATCACTATTCATCAAAGCCAAAACTGA
- a CDS encoding plastocyanin/azurin family copper-binding protein has translation MPKYTTSVLRLAVASALAMGSLAGIQTSAFAGAGHSGGHNDGVEIGAPGDISDVRRTIRITMEDNFYDKEKIVVRGGETVRFLVENKGEFVHEFNIGTAAMHADHQKEMMMMMEHGALEADKINMAMMEMDMGNGETMKHNDPNSVLLEPGDSAEVIWTFPKDAELEFACNVPGHYESGMVGKVRLQ, from the coding sequence ATGCCCAAATACACTACTTCTGTCCTTCGCCTTGCTGTTGCTTCCGCCCTTGCTATGGGTAGCCTTGCCGGTATCCAGACTTCTGCATTTGCTGGTGCAGGTCATAGTGGCGGTCATAATGATGGCGTCGAAATCGGAGCGCCTGGCGATATCTCTGATGTTCGCCGGACAATTCGGATCACGATGGAAGACAATTTCTATGACAAGGAAAAGATTGTTGTTCGCGGCGGCGAAACCGTTCGTTTTCTAGTCGAAAACAAGGGTGAATTCGTTCACGAGTTCAACATTGGCACCGCAGCCATGCACGCGGACCATCAAAAAGAAATGATGATGATGATGGAACATGGGGCCCTTGAAGCAGACAAAATCAACATGGCCATGATGGAAATGGACATGGGGAACGGCGAAACCATGAAGCACAACGATCCGAACAGCGTGCTTCTGGAGCCGGGTGATTCTGCCGAGGTGATCTGGACCTTCCCGAAAGACGCAGAACTTGAATTTGCGTGCAATGTACCAGGCCACTACGAGAGCGGCATGGTCGGTAAAGTTCGCCTGCAGTAA
- a CDS encoding S8 family peptidase gives MAEPENFDARDRPHISIDAFRETAAYTFPSRNQERKPLRGDYAAHAAGLLDQLAVALGNVPLPVDDPRLIVEGLKRGTIVEIATLPPAEGARTKAVKVPATLEFPTQDVVVLRSERNEDRTESALLFVPDDARTFLQGRITDYGLDPGNRRRPDVERFEVLENVRAIDSVSIFTGNVDLAAPDVIWWELWVRQPIALADRLATAARNTNIDVHEDRLIFPDTTVLYIHGAAATVANFAMRVPGAISEIRRATGTIESFLNHGDLRLGQHDWVEELAQRVVAPEEDAPVVCTLDTGVAAGHPLIGPGLRGAWAYDNDWGSDDHGADGGHGTPLAGLVLYGDLELVMNNIGPVMLTHGTESMKLLPPQGFPATKPPSYGVVTQGAISKVEIERPDALRSYCIATSTPEFPASRPSTWSGALDQIAAGAMPGEDDEKVLAFERTKRLMVVATGNVSGGMAVDVLPSQPLEDPSQSWNALTIGGFTRKEEPPAPPPTFYPAVPANHRSPFSRGSQQLPDDLTPIKPEVLFEAGNMMSDETGFCGWSPSVSLLSTGSDVVADPLVPFWATSAAVGMAGHFVGQLQAALPDLWPETHRALTVDSAHWPEPIRKKFIGRGAHWKTGSKAEKQQYLREFGYGVPNIERAILSARNDATLVAQAEIQPFTYGADGRTGVFNEVHFYNLPWPKTALEQLENEVVTMKVTLSYFIEPNLTGKAATRPDTYRSFGLRFDMKKRTETNARFRSRISASQAKDGTETDGETSRWLLGSKAIQAGSLHCDLWRGRAIELAGHDAIAIYPVGGWWKSHAGQKRVSDKARYALVISISAPGQSADLYSEITTLVDAKQIEVQVG, from the coding sequence ATGGCGGAGCCAGAAAATTTCGATGCGAGAGACCGTCCGCACATATCTATCGACGCTTTCCGTGAAACCGCAGCTTACACATTCCCATCTCGTAATCAGGAACGCAAACCGCTTCGCGGAGACTATGCCGCGCATGCTGCAGGTCTTCTCGATCAACTCGCCGTTGCTCTCGGGAATGTACCGCTACCCGTTGATGATCCTCGACTTATCGTTGAGGGGTTGAAGCGGGGCACTATCGTTGAGATCGCGACATTACCACCAGCCGAAGGTGCTCGCACCAAGGCGGTCAAAGTCCCGGCTACCTTGGAGTTTCCTACGCAAGATGTGGTGGTGCTTCGTTCTGAACGGAATGAGGACCGCACAGAAAGTGCGTTGCTTTTCGTGCCAGATGACGCACGTACCTTTTTACAAGGTCGAATTACTGACTATGGTCTTGATCCGGGTAATCGCAGGCGGCCCGATGTTGAGCGTTTCGAGGTCTTGGAAAACGTCCGTGCTATCGATTCTGTATCAATTTTTACCGGCAACGTGGATTTGGCTGCACCAGATGTCATTTGGTGGGAGTTATGGGTTCGCCAACCAATTGCCTTGGCTGATCGGTTGGCGACTGCCGCGCGGAATACAAATATTGATGTTCATGAAGATAGGCTGATTTTCCCCGATACAACAGTTCTGTATATTCATGGTGCGGCCGCCACAGTTGCTAATTTCGCGATGCGAGTACCGGGTGCAATTTCTGAAATACGCCGTGCAACGGGGACTATCGAATCTTTTCTAAATCACGGAGACTTACGATTAGGGCAGCATGATTGGGTTGAAGAACTGGCCCAACGAGTTGTTGCTCCCGAGGAAGATGCTCCTGTCGTTTGCACACTCGACACGGGTGTTGCTGCAGGCCACCCACTGATCGGACCCGGTCTACGCGGTGCGTGGGCATACGACAATGATTGGGGTAGCGATGACCATGGAGCCGATGGTGGCCACGGTACACCATTAGCTGGCCTCGTCCTCTACGGTGATCTCGAATTGGTGATGAATAATATCGGTCCTGTTATGTTAACGCATGGCACGGAATCAATGAAGTTATTGCCACCTCAAGGCTTTCCAGCGACCAAACCACCTAGCTATGGTGTCGTCACCCAAGGTGCGATCAGCAAGGTTGAGATTGAGCGACCTGACGCACTTCGTAGCTATTGCATAGCAACCTCCACACCAGAGTTTCCGGCAAGTCGTCCGTCAACTTGGAGTGGAGCACTTGATCAAATCGCCGCCGGGGCCATGCCCGGTGAAGATGATGAAAAAGTTCTAGCTTTTGAGCGGACTAAGCGGCTTATGGTTGTTGCCACCGGCAACGTATCTGGAGGAATGGCTGTCGACGTCTTACCCTCTCAGCCATTGGAGGACCCGTCACAAAGTTGGAATGCCTTGACTATCGGTGGTTTTACCAGAAAGGAAGAGCCGCCAGCGCCGCCGCCAACATTCTACCCCGCAGTACCAGCGAACCATCGCAGCCCGTTCAGCCGTGGTTCACAACAGCTTCCTGATGACTTAACGCCAATTAAGCCGGAGGTACTGTTCGAAGCAGGAAACATGATGTCAGATGAAACAGGATTTTGCGGTTGGAGCCCATCGGTGTCACTTCTGTCGACGGGATCTGACGTAGTAGCTGACCCCTTGGTTCCGTTTTGGGCGACTAGTGCAGCAGTAGGTATGGCCGGTCATTTCGTTGGGCAACTGCAGGCCGCGTTACCCGATCTTTGGCCAGAGACACATCGTGCACTTACCGTTGATTCTGCTCATTGGCCTGAACCAATCCGTAAAAAATTCATTGGCCGAGGGGCCCATTGGAAAACCGGCTCGAAGGCCGAAAAGCAGCAATACCTCCGCGAATTCGGGTATGGCGTGCCAAATATCGAGCGTGCGATCCTATCGGCACGCAATGACGCTACACTTGTGGCTCAGGCCGAAATTCAACCTTTTACTTACGGGGCTGATGGGCGAACTGGCGTCTTTAACGAGGTGCATTTTTACAATTTGCCTTGGCCTAAAACAGCTCTTGAGCAGCTCGAAAATGAAGTCGTCACCATGAAAGTTACGCTCTCATATTTCATTGAGCCAAACCTGACGGGCAAGGCTGCGACCAGACCGGACACCTATCGTTCCTTTGGTCTTCGTTTCGACATGAAGAAGCGTACTGAAACCAATGCTCGGTTTCGCAGTCGAATTTCCGCTAGCCAAGCAAAAGACGGTACAGAGACTGATGGAGAGACGAGCCGTTGGCTGCTAGGATCAAAGGCGATTCAAGCTGGTTCTCTGCATTGTGATCTCTGGCGAGGCAGAGCGATTGAACTGGCTGGCCATGACGCTATCGCTATTTACCCGGTTGGTGGTTGGTGGAAATCGCATGCAGGTCAGAAGCGTGTTAGCGACAAAGCACGCTATGCACTTGTTATTTCAATTTCGGCGCCAGGTCAAAGTGCGGATCTCTATTCCGAGATCACAACGCTGGTGGATGCCAAACAAATTGAGGTGCAGGTGGGTTGA
- a CDS encoding ISL3 family transposase, which yields MTELPDNILHLPQYQVLGCKSTDDEMHFQVDAPDPVACEECGVQGEFVRFGKRDVPYRDLPIHGKRVTLWVVRRRYTCRACKTTFRPQLPEMVDGFRMTLRLHEYVEKESFNHAYTFVAAQTGLDEKTVRDIFNARAEFLGRWHRFETPRILGIDELYLNKCYRCILTNIEERTLLDLLATRRQDVVTNYLMKLKDRQKVEIVSMDMWNPYRAAVKAVLPQARIVVDKFHVVRMANDALEKVRKGLRKELKPSQSRTLKGDRKILLKCAHEVSDRERLIMETWTGAFPQLLAAYEHKERFYGIWDATTRPQSEAALDEWIATIPKGQKEVWSDLVRAVGNWREEIMTYFETDMPVTNAYTESINRLAKDKNREGRGYSFEVMRARMLYTTKHKKKAPTAKVSPFYKKTIGYGLPDFAEELNYGVDLSTI from the coding sequence ATGACCGAACTTCCCGACAACATTCTTCACCTGCCGCAATACCAAGTACTGGGCTGCAAATCAACCGACGACGAAATGCACTTCCAGGTGGACGCGCCCGATCCCGTCGCTTGCGAGGAATGCGGCGTGCAGGGTGAGTTCGTGCGGTTCGGCAAGCGTGATGTTCCCTATCGTGATCTGCCCATCCACGGCAAGCGGGTCACCCTCTGGGTGGTCCGCCGCCGGTACACCTGCCGGGCCTGCAAGACAACCTTCAGGCCCCAGCTACCGGAGATGGTGGACGGCTTCCGTATGACGCTGCGGCTGCATGAATACGTGGAGAAGGAATCCTTCAACCACGCCTACACCTTCGTGGCGGCACAGACAGGTCTGGACGAGAAGACGGTACGCGACATCTTCAACGCCCGCGCCGAGTTCTTGGGGCGCTGGCACCGCTTCGAGACGCCCCGCATTTTGGGCATCGACGAGCTGTACCTGAACAAGTGCTACCGCTGCATCCTGACCAACATCGAGGAGCGAACCCTGCTCGACCTGCTGGCTACCCGCCGTCAGGACGTGGTGACCAACTACCTGATGAAGCTGAAAGACCGCCAGAAGGTCGAGATCGTCAGCATGGACATGTGGAACCCTTACCGGGCAGCGGTCAAGGCCGTGCTGCCACAGGCCCGCATCGTGGTCGATAAGTTCCATGTGGTACGCATGGCCAACGATGCCCTGGAGAAGGTGCGCAAGGGCCTCAGAAAGGAGCTGAAACCCTCCCAGAGCCGAACCCTCAAGGGCGACCGGAAGATCCTGCTGAAATGCGCTCACGAAGTTTCAGATCGGGAACGGCTGATCATGGAGACCTGGACAGGCGCATTCCCGCAACTGCTGGCCGCCTACGAGCACAAGGAACGCTTCTACGGCATCTGGGACGCCACCACACGGCCCCAGTCAGAAGCCGCCCTGGACGAGTGGATAGCCACCATTCCGAAAGGCCAGAAGGAAGTCTGGAGCGATCTGGTCAGGGCTGTGGGCAACTGGCGCGAAGAGATCATGACCTACTTCGAGACGGACATGCCCGTCACCAACGCTTACACGGAGTCGATCAACCGACTGGCCAAAGACAAGAACCGTGAAGGGCGTGGTTACTCCTTCGAGGTGATGCGGGCACGAATGCTCTACACCACGAAGCACAAAAAGAAGGCACCCACTGCGAAGGTCTCTCCGTTCTACAAGAAAACCATCGGTTACGGACTACCGGACTTCGCAGAGGAGCTCAACTACGGGGTCGATCTATCAACCATCTGA
- a CDS encoding cation transporter yields the protein MSKNCGGPCGDDARPAADTDMQASSDASGEWVSVYAVPKMDCPSEERMIRLALNGVEGIRALSFDLSNRRVKVVHDGEVEPVTSKLKTLELGASLQESVAADPETIKAAEFSAASATQESGTLRWLLGINALLFVVEMTAGLIAQSTGLIGESLDNFADAAVYGLALYAVGHSVRMQLRAAHVAGVLQLILAVGVLIEVVRRFVFGSEPESLVMMAIAFVALIANTSCLLLISKHREGGAHMKASWIFSANDVVINLGVITAGALVAWTGSNYPDLIIGTIAGLVVLNGARRILALKG from the coding sequence ATGAGTAAAAACTGCGGAGGCCCCTGTGGCGACGATGCAAGGCCTGCGGCGGATACCGATATGCAGGCCTCCTCCGATGCGTCGGGGGAATGGGTCAGTGTTTATGCCGTGCCGAAGATGGACTGTCCATCAGAAGAGCGCATGATTCGCCTGGCCCTGAACGGCGTTGAGGGGATTCGGGCACTGTCCTTCGACTTGTCGAACCGCCGGGTGAAGGTCGTGCATGACGGTGAGGTCGAGCCCGTCACCTCGAAACTGAAGACCTTGGAGCTAGGCGCCTCGCTTCAGGAAAGCGTCGCTGCCGATCCGGAGACCATCAAGGCGGCCGAGTTCTCGGCAGCCTCTGCCACGCAAGAATCCGGGACTCTGCGCTGGTTGCTCGGCATCAATGCACTCCTTTTCGTAGTGGAAATGACAGCCGGCCTGATCGCCCAGTCCACCGGCCTGATTGGAGAGTCCCTGGACAATTTCGCCGATGCGGCCGTGTACGGGCTCGCCCTTTATGCGGTTGGACATAGCGTGAGAATGCAGTTACGTGCCGCGCATGTTGCTGGTGTACTGCAACTGATCTTGGCTGTGGGCGTACTCATAGAGGTGGTGAGACGCTTTGTATTCGGTAGTGAGCCTGAATCGCTGGTGATGATGGCTATCGCATTCGTCGCATTGATTGCCAATACCAGTTGTCTGCTGCTCATATCCAAACATCGGGAGGGCGGAGCGCACATGAAGGCAAGCTGGATATTCTCGGCCAACGACGTGGTGATCAACCTGGGGGTCATCACCGCCGGCGCCCTGGTCGCGTGGACCGGTTCCAATTATCCGGATCTAATTATCGGCACCATCGCGGGGCTCGTCGTGCTTAACGGTGCCAGGCGCATTCTGGCGCTCAAGGGTTAA
- the cadR gene encoding Cd(II)/Pb(II)-responsive transcriptional regulator — protein sequence MRIGQLAQSVGVDTQTIRFYERQGLLPPPDRQENGYRVYTEKHVERLAFIRRCRILDLSLAEIHELQRYQDDPHQSCTAVNALLDDHISHVRSQITALQALEKQLVSLRARCNDDREVKACGVLAGISEGSMHQQ from the coding sequence ATGCGTATTGGTCAGTTGGCACAGTCAGTAGGGGTAGATACACAGACGATCCGCTTCTACGAACGGCAGGGCTTGTTGCCGCCGCCTGATCGGCAGGAGAACGGTTACCGTGTCTATACCGAGAAACACGTTGAGCGGCTGGCCTTTATTCGTCGCTGCCGCATCCTGGATCTGTCACTGGCAGAAATTCACGAACTACAGCGCTATCAGGACGACCCTCATCAGTCCTGTACCGCCGTCAATGCTTTGCTCGATGATCACATCTCTCATGTGCGCTCGCAGATAACCGCTCTACAGGCGCTTGAGAAACAACTCGTTTCACTAAGAGCGCGTTGCAACGATGACCGGGAAGTTAAGGCGTGTGGGGTTCTTGCTGGAATTAGCGAGGGAAGCATGCATCAGCAGTAG
- the traI gene encoding TraI/MobA(P) family conjugative relaxase has product MIATRIGKKSGVPDNYTRLGQYIAAAEEKGEKLHQFWIRNCDAGTNIEDLDLALLEIEAVRRQKPDIADKTYHLVVSFRSGEQDKLTKEDLMAIEAEYAKALGYGDHQRVAGTHINTDNFHMHIAFNKVHPETLNVITPHRDFKILAKVSREMEKKYDLAIDPGMTDGKERNPNKLSPAARNYEAHTWQESFQRHVLKHRDEILEGLGKAKNWREAHKILAEYDISIKLRGNGMVLMSPDEQAMKASQLDRSCSKKSLEERFGVFEARRAKTQGKSKRRYKPRPLVRHRNTPALWRRYLSTRKVMPRQPSLAANALRNWKMFLLMEAHQDPLAMVLIMAHREMLSLLSPRTSLKKNRRPKMERPS; this is encoded by the coding sequence ATGATTGCAACCCGGATCGGCAAGAAATCTGGTGTGCCAGACAACTACACCCGTCTTGGCCAATACATCGCCGCAGCCGAGGAAAAAGGCGAAAAACTGCATCAGTTCTGGATCCGAAATTGCGATGCCGGCACAAATATCGAGGATCTCGATCTGGCCCTTCTGGAGATCGAAGCAGTTCGGCGACAAAAGCCCGATATTGCCGACAAAACATATCACCTTGTCGTTTCTTTCCGCTCTGGCGAGCAGGACAAACTGACCAAAGAAGATCTGATGGCCATCGAGGCGGAATATGCCAAGGCACTTGGCTACGGCGATCATCAGCGTGTGGCGGGAACGCATATCAACACCGATAATTTCCACATGCATATTGCCTTTAACAAGGTGCATCCGGAAACGCTCAATGTGATCACACCGCACCGGGACTTTAAGATCCTCGCCAAGGTCTCGCGCGAGATGGAGAAGAAATACGACCTCGCCATTGATCCCGGCATGACCGATGGAAAGGAGCGCAATCCAAACAAGCTGTCACCTGCAGCACGGAACTACGAGGCACATACCTGGCAGGAATCATTCCAGCGGCATGTGTTGAAACATCGTGATGAGATACTGGAAGGCTTGGGGAAGGCCAAGAACTGGCGAGAAGCGCATAAGATTCTGGCCGAGTACGACATATCCATCAAACTGCGCGGCAATGGCATGGTTTTGATGAGCCCTGACGAGCAGGCGATGAAGGCCAGCCAGTTGGATCGATCATGCAGCAAAAAAAGCCTTGAGGAACGGTTCGGGGTGTTTGAGGCACGACGAGCAAAAACGCAGGGCAAGTCGAAACGTCGCTACAAGCCTCGCCCCCTCGTTCGACATCGCAACACCCCTGCCCTCTGGCGCCGTTATCTCAGCACCCGGAAAGTCATGCCCCGGCAGCCCAGCCTAGCGGCAAATGCCTTGCGAAACTGGAAGATGTTTTTGCTCATGGAAGCCCATCAGGATCCGCTGGCGATGGTGTTAATCATGGCGCATCGGGAGATGCTTAGTCTCTTGAGCCCGCGCACATCCCTGAAGAAAAATCGCCGTCCTAAAATGGAAAGGCCGTCGTAA